One genomic window of Gemmatimonadales bacterium includes the following:
- a CDS encoding Ig-like domain-containing protein — MIRHQRFRRVRSPALAVSLLLAGACSSSNDVTSTATVPTTAAPTGTVPSTGFGPVLAAGLVVTSQEQSGNWYAYVALNPGTVASGTMATITDKASGAGQTEPLIDGGFDPVAVRAYVGDTLVVSVATSAGLITVASVVAAIRPPHVVRITPPKDQLDVPINTNLTIVFSGPLDPTTVTTSTVQLRLGGAMVSGNVQVNPLMPWLVTFKPSQPLATDQPYTLSVSGAIADRNGLLLDGPVTSTFVTADPMPVASIVVTSPLTSFTGQLQLTATARDAAGNVLAGQRFTWTSSDTSIASVDPTGLLTASTLIAGVVQITATAGGLTGTTSVQANCGATCLNVNSSVGTRTVSGVFTELMADGTMQRVPNMQYYAWVQVPHEYGYSTGPRSADATGAYRMDSIPDGVVAVMAQRGALVQSCMATGSTEGHDAVINVTVVDAANPKPERMTTAPAVTGTVYRLVNGIKTPVAGALLLFGTWVPDLITAQTYSDSNGHYAFCNLQFNAVSSEVPIAGISAAAPGNETTDQWGSVSVSGPGTVDIIVP; from the coding sequence ATGATCCGGCATCAACGATTTCGCCGCGTGCGGAGCCCGGCATTGGCGGTCTCGCTCCTTCTCGCCGGGGCGTGCAGCAGTTCCAACGACGTGACATCAACCGCGACCGTACCAACGACTGCGGCTCCGACGGGAACTGTCCCCTCCACAGGTTTCGGTCCGGTGTTGGCGGCCGGGCTCGTCGTCACGTCGCAGGAACAGTCAGGGAACTGGTATGCGTATGTCGCACTCAATCCCGGGACAGTCGCCTCCGGCACGATGGCAACGATCACCGACAAGGCATCGGGCGCCGGACAGACGGAACCGCTGATCGACGGCGGGTTCGATCCCGTTGCCGTCCGCGCCTACGTGGGCGACACACTGGTGGTGAGTGTCGCGACCTCGGCCGGTTTGATCACCGTCGCCTCCGTCGTGGCGGCGATCCGTCCGCCGCACGTGGTGCGGATCACCCCCCCCAAGGACCAGCTCGACGTCCCGATCAACACGAATCTGACCATCGTGTTCAGCGGGCCGCTCGACCCCACCACGGTCACCACGTCGACGGTGCAGTTGCGGCTCGGCGGGGCCATGGTGTCGGGGAATGTTCAGGTGAATCCGTTGATGCCGTGGCTGGTCACCTTCAAGCCGAGTCAGCCGCTTGCGACCGATCAGCCGTACACACTGAGCGTCTCGGGAGCGATCGCCGACCGGAACGGTCTCCTGCTCGACGGACCGGTGACGAGTACGTTCGTCACCGCGGATCCGATGCCGGTCGCATCGATCGTGGTGACGTCGCCGCTGACATCGTTCACCGGGCAGCTCCAGCTCACGGCGACCGCCAGGGATGCCGCCGGAAATGTGCTCGCCGGCCAGCGATTTACCTGGACATCCAGCGACACCAGCATCGCGTCGGTCGACCCGACCGGCCTCCTGACCGCTTCGACGTTGATCGCCGGCGTGGTCCAGATCACGGCGACAGCCGGCGGATTGACCGGTACCACGAGCGTGCAAGCGAACTGTGGCGCGACGTGCCTGAACGTGAATTCCAGCGTCGGCACGCGGACGGTCTCAGGCGTCTTTACCGAATTGATGGCCGACGGCACGATGCAGCGGGTGCCGAACATGCAATACTACGCGTGGGTTCAGGTCCCGCATGAGTACGGGTATTCCACCGGGCCGCGATCGGCCGATGCAACCGGCGCCTACCGGATGGACAGCATACCGGACGGCGTCGTGGCCGTCATGGCGCAGCGGGGCGCTCTCGTGCAGTCCTGCATGGCGACTGGGAGTACGGAAGGTCACGACGCCGTCATCAACGTCACCGTGGTCGATGCGGCGAACCCCAAGCCAGAGCGGATGACGACGGCACCGGCAGTTACCGGCACTGTCTATCGGCTCGTCAATGGAATCAAGACGCCAGTTGCCGGCGCACTCCTTCTGTTCGGCACGTGGGTACCTGACCTGATAACTGCCCAAACCTACAGTGACTCGAACGGTCACTACGCCTTCTGCAATCTCCAGTTCAACGCAGTGTCTTCGGAGGTTCCGATAGCCGGGATCTCCGCAGCCGCGCCGGGCAATGAAACAACAGATCAGTGGGGCTCCGTGAGTGTCTCCGGACCTGGGACAGTGGACATCATCGTGCCATGA
- a CDS encoding CHAT domain-containing tetratricopeptide repeat protein: MADKSLRSQICFVALFVGAITGAAAQAPASPDALRQHLALNDSITAALVRDYPDTARTLVTRLYAEIADHPGASASTGLGVLHELAAAWAHVWSDSFFVRQANHFERWTPPERRTKVAVDSLRLAGAALIARSGADAAAALWRRSLLVARSIHDSAGEAAAFGNIGIAFWQNGNLDSASWYTAKSRAMASAIGDRRTVANALVTAASIEKSSGNAAAARSLYQSALLAHQRIGDDRGVAADENDLGVLARAGGDTVEARRQFAAALRRNQAAGRRSKAADNLVNLANLALASSNDAEAASGYAAALEIRNQLGERAGAASILVDIGLLAMRRSDFDSARAAFIAAVAILDSTGPVHDAVDARVNLANAAGAAGALQSAVEVLSAADSIARRAAGPAMVARVAVARGDLAVTFNAYAEAERDYQAAAREFQLAHDTVATADAEEGYAELLLRRGQHRRAFDTLLAVRRARVATGDTRAIASADLLLGYTAAGAGDAAASSRYLDAADRTFRMLGDVAGSASVASTRGDLALTGGRFADAEQWFSRGLKALGAKHAPDLAYALHDGEGQALAAQGKLAAAAEASRRAITAIEGEAAGLSAADRRTGFRADKWDTYLHLALLEHKQGDDVGAFDVSERVRGREMLERLDGLAAAHSPGVDRVIASASGVAARLAPDQALIEYLVSDSTTLAFVIRRDGMRTIDLGIGRRTVAAAVAFAREMINHPAAHSTNRPWIPPLRRLDRLLIEPIESRHALDGVSHLLIVPFAELHYLPFAALVTSDSGARYLVERYDIAYLPSASVWLNVLDRSGAPDAKGVKVLALAPRPAALPGSIEEVRAIRSIVGASTKVLTGDAATGAAFRVEAPRFSVIHLATFGVLNQRNPLNSYVELAGAGGRSQRLAVHDLVGVTLHARLVVLSACETALASGTETNVPAGDDWTGMVRAMLVAGADNVLATLWPVQDRATPALMAGFYRELVAGRPLPLAVALAQRAAIHDRRRADPASWAGFVLVGTGR, encoded by the coding sequence GTGGCGGATAAGTCGTTGCGATCGCAGATCTGCTTCGTGGCGCTGTTCGTCGGAGCGATCACCGGCGCGGCAGCGCAGGCGCCGGCGTCTCCCGACGCGCTGCGTCAGCACCTGGCGCTGAACGATTCGATCACTGCGGCGCTGGTCCGCGACTATCCGGACACGGCACGGACACTGGTCACGCGGCTCTACGCCGAGATCGCCGATCATCCCGGGGCGAGCGCGTCAACCGGACTCGGCGTGCTACACGAATTGGCTGCGGCCTGGGCGCACGTGTGGAGTGATTCGTTCTTCGTGCGCCAGGCGAACCACTTCGAACGGTGGACACCTCCAGAGCGTCGGACCAAGGTTGCCGTTGACTCGCTACGACTGGCTGGAGCCGCACTCATCGCACGCTCCGGGGCCGATGCCGCCGCTGCCCTCTGGCGACGCTCGCTGCTCGTCGCCCGGTCGATTCACGATTCCGCCGGCGAGGCGGCCGCATTCGGAAATATCGGCATCGCGTTCTGGCAAAATGGCAACCTCGACAGCGCGTCGTGGTATACCGCGAAGAGCCGCGCGATGGCATCGGCGATCGGCGACCGCCGGACCGTTGCCAATGCACTGGTCACGGCGGCGAGCATCGAGAAAAGCTCCGGCAATGCTGCAGCGGCCCGGTCGCTCTATCAGTCTGCGCTCCTCGCGCATCAGCGGATCGGCGACGATCGGGGTGTTGCGGCAGATGAAAACGACCTCGGTGTCCTGGCGCGCGCCGGTGGCGACACCGTGGAGGCGCGGCGGCAGTTCGCGGCGGCGCTGCGGCGGAATCAGGCTGCGGGACGCCGCTCGAAGGCGGCCGACAACCTGGTGAATCTCGCGAATCTTGCGCTTGCCTCGAGCAACGACGCCGAAGCGGCGTCGGGGTACGCGGCAGCACTGGAGATCCGGAATCAGCTCGGTGAACGCGCTGGTGCTGCATCGATCCTGGTCGACATCGGCCTCCTTGCGATGCGGCGAAGTGACTTCGACTCGGCCCGCGCCGCCTTCATCGCGGCTGTGGCGATTCTCGATTCGACCGGGCCAGTACACGACGCGGTGGACGCCCGCGTCAACCTCGCCAACGCGGCAGGCGCGGCCGGGGCGCTCCAATCAGCCGTCGAGGTGCTGTCCGCCGCGGACTCGATCGCGCGCCGAGCCGCGGGCCCGGCGATGGTCGCACGAGTCGCCGTCGCTCGGGGCGATCTCGCGGTCACCTTCAATGCCTATGCGGAGGCCGAACGCGACTATCAAGCCGCGGCAAGGGAATTCCAGCTGGCGCACGACACCGTTGCGACCGCGGATGCCGAGGAGGGATATGCTGAGCTGCTCCTTCGCCGCGGCCAACACCGGCGTGCATTCGACACATTGCTGGCAGTTCGCCGGGCACGAGTCGCTACCGGGGACACGCGCGCTATCGCTTCAGCCGATCTTCTTCTTGGGTACACCGCGGCCGGCGCGGGGGACGCGGCAGCTTCCAGTCGCTACCTCGACGCCGCTGACCGGACCTTTCGCATGCTCGGCGACGTTGCCGGGAGCGCGTCCGTCGCGTCAACACGTGGCGACCTCGCGCTCACCGGCGGACGCTTTGCCGACGCGGAGCAATGGTTCAGTCGCGGCCTCAAGGCGCTGGGAGCGAAGCATGCACCGGATCTGGCATATGCACTCCACGACGGAGAGGGTCAGGCGCTCGCCGCGCAGGGGAAACTCGCCGCTGCAGCCGAGGCGAGCCGCCGGGCGATCACCGCGATCGAAGGCGAAGCGGCAGGTCTCTCCGCCGCCGACAGGCGCACCGGCTTTCGCGCGGACAAGTGGGACACCTATCTCCACCTGGCGCTGTTGGAACACAAGCAAGGCGATGACGTGGGCGCGTTTGATGTGAGCGAACGCGTGCGCGGTCGTGAGATGCTCGAACGACTCGACGGGCTGGCCGCAGCTCACTCGCCGGGAGTCGACCGTGTCATCGCGAGCGCGAGTGGTGTCGCCGCCAGGTTGGCGCCGGATCAGGCGCTGATCGAGTACCTCGTGTCGGACTCGACCACGCTCGCCTTTGTCATCCGGCGCGACGGGATGCGGACCATTGATCTCGGCATCGGGCGCCGCACGGTTGCCGCCGCGGTCGCGTTCGCGCGCGAGATGATCAATCATCCCGCGGCTCATTCCACGAACAGACCGTGGATTCCGCCGCTCAGGCGTCTCGACCGGCTCCTCATCGAGCCGATCGAATCGCGGCACGCGCTCGACGGCGTGAGTCATCTGCTGATCGTCCCGTTCGCGGAACTGCACTACCTCCCGTTCGCCGCGCTGGTGACCTCGGATTCCGGGGCGAGGTACCTCGTCGAGCGCTACGACATCGCGTATCTACCGTCGGCTTCGGTCTGGCTCAACGTTCTCGACCGGAGCGGCGCCCCCGATGCAAAGGGGGTGAAGGTCCTGGCGCTTGCACCGCGCCCCGCGGCGTTGCCAGGCTCCATCGAGGAAGTCCGCGCCATCCGGTCGATTGTTGGTGCGTCAACGAAGGTGCTGACCGGAGACGCCGCAACCGGCGCGGCCTTCAGGGTCGAGGCGCCGCGGTTCTCCGTGATTCACCTCGCGACATTCGGCGTGCTGAATCAGCGCAACCCGCTCAATTCGTACGTCGAACTCGCCGGCGCAGGCGGCCGATCGCAACGCCTGGCGGTCCACGATCTCGTTGGCGTGACGCTACATGCCCGCCTCGTGGTGTTGAGCGCCTGCGAGACGGCGCTGGCGTCCGGCACAGAGACGAACGTGCCCGCCGGAGATGACTGGACGGGGATGGTGCGGGCGATGCTCGTCGCCGGCGCTGACAATGTCCTCGCGACGCTGTGGCCGGTGCAGGACCGTGCGACACCGGCGCTGATGGCAGGGTTCTACCGTGAACTCGTGGCGGGGCGCCCGCTGCCGCTCGCCGTGGCGCTGGCACAGCGCGCCGCGATCCACGACCGTCGCCGCGCCGATCCCGCCAGCTGGGCCGGGTTCGTACTCGTCGGCACGGGACGATAG
- a CDS encoding M1 family metallopeptidase: MPTDPNRIVRYASTAAAVLGALISMAQTAPAQDSYPRQPGIRITRYTFDVTLSDSSDEISMKEIVDLDLSRDGIAGLNLDLCGPRPKGAPAAEPGDPCVGRAGPGGLSGQANGGGGAATTGMTVTAVTEGDRTLTYTQRGDLLHITFPSSSRAGEHLSLSLAYHGTPATGFRIANNKYGDRSFVSNDWPNLAHNWLATIDHISMKAPKTTIVTAPAKYQVISNGLLTQQIDLPNGMRRTTWDEKVPIPTWEFSLAAAPYAVDYFGEYHGIAMSSWAFPQEHDNTFKGFGGYTQPILEFYIDHIGPFSYEKLAQVEANTVGGGMELASDIFYGYNGIPGRQLLAHEMAHQYFGNSASESDWDDVWLSEGFATYFALLYQEYQDGHDAYLDGVKRSAAGAMRYALANPQSTIVHKNLSNISQVIANNAQVYQGGAQVLHMLRGVLGTEPFWDGIRLYYSRFQNRNASTDDFRHAMQDACAANPACPDDGKDLGWYFPEWLNRGGILQMTGSWHYDSTAKTLRVTLDQTQTQGLFRMPIEIGVTMPPAPPPAADAASAAGARGAGRGAGGARGAGGGRAAGGAAQGAPGPLKVIVDKQHNEFTFPLAAAPAEVTLDPNGWVSMMQATFVKQ; this comes from the coding sequence GTGCCAACCGATCCGAATCGGATTGTCCGGTATGCATCGACCGCAGCTGCCGTGCTCGGTGCACTCATCAGCATGGCGCAGACAGCGCCGGCGCAGGACAGTTACCCGCGCCAACCGGGAATCAGGATCACCCGCTACACCTTCGATGTCACGCTGAGCGACAGCAGCGACGAAATCAGCATGAAGGAAATCGTCGATCTCGACCTGTCACGTGATGGCATCGCCGGGTTGAACCTTGATCTCTGCGGCCCGCGCCCCAAGGGTGCCCCCGCCGCGGAGCCGGGCGATCCGTGTGTCGGCCGCGCCGGGCCGGGGGGATTGTCGGGGCAGGCGAATGGTGGAGGTGGCGCTGCGACGACCGGAATGACGGTCACGGCGGTCACCGAGGGTGATCGGACATTGACGTACACGCAGCGCGGCGATCTGCTGCACATCACCTTCCCGTCGTCATCGCGCGCGGGAGAGCACCTGTCGCTCTCGCTCGCGTACCACGGCACGCCCGCCACCGGATTCCGCATCGCCAACAACAAGTACGGCGACCGGTCGTTCGTCAGCAACGACTGGCCCAACCTGGCGCACAACTGGCTCGCCACGATCGACCATATCTCGATGAAGGCGCCGAAGACGACGATCGTCACCGCGCCGGCGAAGTACCAGGTGATTTCCAACGGCCTTCTCACCCAGCAGATCGACCTGCCGAACGGCATGCGCCGCACCACCTGGGACGAGAAGGTCCCGATTCCGACCTGGGAGTTCTCGCTCGCCGCAGCACCATACGCCGTCGACTACTTCGGCGAGTATCACGGCATTGCGATGTCGTCGTGGGCCTTCCCCCAGGAGCACGACAACACCTTCAAGGGGTTCGGCGGCTACACCCAGCCGATCCTCGAGTTCTACATCGATCACATCGGCCCGTTCTCGTACGAAAAACTGGCGCAGGTCGAAGCCAACACGGTCGGCGGCGGAATGGAACTCGCCTCCGACATCTTTTACGGGTACAACGGCATCCCCGGCCGGCAACTCCTCGCCCACGAGATGGCCCATCAGTACTTCGGCAACTCCGCCAGCGAGAGCGACTGGGACGATGTCTGGTTGAGCGAGGGCTTCGCGACCTACTTCGCGCTGCTCTACCAGGAATACCAGGATGGCCACGACGCCTACCTCGATGGCGTCAAGCGGAGCGCGGCAGGTGCCATGCGCTATGCGCTGGCGAATCCGCAATCGACGATCGTTCACAAGAACCTGTCGAACATCTCGCAGGTCATCGCCAACAACGCGCAGGTCTATCAGGGCGGGGCGCAGGTGCTGCACATGCTGCGCGGCGTTCTTGGCACCGAGCCGTTCTGGGACGGCATCCGTCTCTACTACTCGCGCTTCCAGAACAGGAACGCCAGCACCGACGATTTCCGGCACGCCATGCAGGACGCCTGCGCCGCCAATCCCGCGTGCCCCGACGACGGCAAGGACCTCGGCTGGTATTTCCCCGAATGGCTCAATCGTGGCGGAATCCTGCAGATGACCGGGTCGTGGCACTATGACTCCACCGCGAAAACGCTCCGCGTCACTCTCGATCAGACCCAGACGCAGGGACTCTTCCGGATGCCGATCGAGATCGGTGTGACGATGCCGCCGGCTCCTCCGCCAGCTGCTGACGCGGCCAGTGCTGCCGGTGCGCGCGGCGCGGGGCGGGGAGCGGGTGGTGCTCGAGGCGCCGGTGGTGGCCGCGCAGCTGGCGGTGCCGCCCAGGGTGCTCCCGGCCCGCTCAAGGTCATCGTCGACAAACAGCACAACGAATTCACCTTCCCGCTTGCCGCGGCACCGGCGGAAGTCACCCTCGATCCCAACGGGTGGGTGAGCATGATGCAGGCGACGTTCGTGAAGCAGTAA
- a CDS encoding PAS domain S-box protein, with amino-acid sequence MADATDERFTTVATAGASIAAIIAVLAVVDRIPGISILPLYPPNAPPAAGWVGLLVLLIAIVLLFEVRAPESRFTRRASLVVGILVVVAVVATLGATMTGSSFDIEKLWPFALLPPMAGRSTNPLGIPTLAFLAAAIIALGSDRWRRSAGAFAVVPACIGGVVALSQLYEVPLLLRGTLRPVSLWSALATLALGIAAIAAAGPASWPTRILAGPSVRAQLSRWFLPLTVLIVIGTDVLTVRLFAGISPAFGSLLNTVLSVAVMGAAVYAASRVIGGRVDRAEEEATGLNRLYVVVTRVNELILRAHDEFELLDGACRIIVDDGGFAMAWAGSVNWEERRIDPMSQRAGSGIDVVRSYHFGIDDDRDGQGPSGDAARTGIPFVSRNIAADSRDGPWRDRALAQGYRVAAGFPITTGNRVTHTLAIYARDPQWFNDEHIDLLVALASDLSFAMEALANARERASAEARLVESEAQFRSLIESSSDLITIVDGSGSIRYQSPSAKALLGFAPDDWRGGNVRDLIHPEDLDSMEQALGRAVEPGAAHAPLRCRMRHKNGTWRVVEVATWNMVNVPGVSGLVIHARDVTDRQVLEEQLRQAQKMEAVGMLASGIAHDFNNILSVIMANAGLLDAMAAEAHRDELRDLQSAAERGKAMIQQLMGISRVAQLAVRPADLGQIAERVAGVLRRILPVSITVDVVFEGGDRMALVDPSAVEQILLNLATNARDAMPGGGDLRFIVARSDGRRRAGGRASDLGRFVSVSAQDTGTGMTPETRLHVFDPFFTTKPPGVGTGLGMAMVQDLMTQHGGFVDVESELGHGTTVRLVFPGAAGAANVASVAATDSKPDYRGHETVLIVDDEEMLRRVAKRILESRGYTVIVAEDGEAALRLLHERSSAIDLVFTDLVMPRMGGGELYRRASSEIGAIRFLVASGYARSEAGSSAGMPSGIPFISKPWTMDELLEGIRSALDGPISSSG; translated from the coding sequence ATGGCCGACGCGACGGATGAACGTTTCACGACCGTGGCGACCGCCGGCGCATCGATCGCCGCGATCATCGCCGTGCTCGCCGTCGTCGATCGCATCCCGGGCATCTCGATCCTCCCGCTCTACCCGCCCAATGCGCCTCCCGCGGCCGGATGGGTCGGACTCCTCGTCCTCCTCATCGCGATCGTGCTCCTCTTCGAAGTTCGCGCACCGGAATCGCGGTTCACCCGGCGCGCGTCGCTGGTCGTCGGAATCCTTGTTGTCGTCGCGGTCGTCGCAACGCTCGGTGCGACGATGACCGGTTCGTCGTTCGACATCGAAAAACTCTGGCCGTTCGCGCTCCTTCCGCCGATGGCGGGGCGGTCCACCAATCCCCTTGGCATCCCGACGCTCGCCTTTCTCGCGGCGGCGATCATCGCGCTCGGCAGCGATCGCTGGCGCCGGTCGGCGGGGGCATTCGCCGTGGTGCCGGCGTGCATCGGCGGTGTCGTCGCGCTGAGTCAGCTGTACGAGGTGCCGCTCCTCCTTCGTGGCACCCTGCGCCCCGTCTCGCTCTGGTCGGCGCTCGCCACACTCGCGCTCGGTATTGCCGCGATCGCCGCGGCGGGACCGGCAAGCTGGCCGACTCGCATCCTTGCCGGCCCGTCGGTGCGCGCGCAACTCTCGCGCTGGTTCCTTCCGCTGACGGTGCTGATCGTGATCGGCACCGACGTGCTCACCGTTCGGCTCTTCGCCGGGATCTCGCCGGCATTCGGTTCGCTGCTCAACACCGTGCTCTCGGTCGCGGTCATGGGTGCCGCGGTGTACGCTGCGTCGCGCGTGATCGGCGGCCGCGTCGACCGCGCCGAAGAGGAGGCGACCGGACTGAACCGGTTGTACGTCGTCGTGACGCGGGTCAACGAGTTGATTCTGCGCGCACACGATGAATTCGAACTTCTCGACGGCGCCTGCCGGATCATCGTCGACGACGGCGGCTTCGCGATGGCGTGGGCCGGATCGGTCAACTGGGAGGAGCGACGGATCGACCCGATGTCGCAGCGCGCCGGATCGGGAATCGACGTGGTCCGCAGCTACCACTTCGGCATCGACGACGACCGCGACGGGCAGGGTCCCTCTGGGGATGCCGCGAGAACCGGCATCCCCTTCGTGAGCCGGAACATCGCGGCCGACTCGCGGGACGGCCCATGGCGCGACCGGGCGCTGGCACAGGGATATCGCGTCGCTGCCGGCTTCCCGATCACGACCGGCAATCGCGTGACGCATACCCTCGCCATCTACGCACGCGACCCGCAGTGGTTCAACGACGAGCATATCGACCTGCTCGTGGCGCTTGCGTCGGATCTGTCGTTCGCAATGGAGGCGCTTGCCAACGCCCGCGAGCGCGCCTCCGCCGAGGCGCGCCTGGTGGAGAGCGAAGCGCAATTTCGTTCGCTGATCGAAAGTTCGTCGGACCTGATCACCATCGTCGACGGCAGCGGCAGCATCCGCTACCAGAGTCCGTCGGCGAAGGCACTCCTCGGCTTTGCCCCGGACGACTGGAGGGGAGGGAACGTCCGCGACCTGATCCACCCCGAGGATCTTGATTCGATGGAGCAGGCGCTCGGGCGCGCGGTGGAGCCCGGAGCCGCGCACGCCCCGCTGCGATGCCGAATGCGGCACAAGAACGGTACGTGGCGCGTCGTCGAAGTGGCCACGTGGAACATGGTCAACGTCCCGGGCGTGAGCGGATTGGTGATCCACGCGCGCGACGTGACCGATCGCCAGGTGCTCGAGGAACAGCTGCGCCAGGCGCAGAAGATGGAAGCAGTGGGGATGCTCGCCAGCGGCATCGCGCACGACTTCAACAACATCCTCTCCGTGATCATGGCCAACGCCGGGCTGCTCGATGCCATGGCGGCGGAGGCGCACCGCGATGAGCTGCGAGACCTGCAGAGCGCCGCCGAGCGCGGCAAGGCGATGATCCAGCAGCTGATGGGGATCTCGCGGGTGGCGCAACTCGCGGTGCGTCCCGCCGATCTCGGCCAGATCGCCGAGCGGGTCGCCGGCGTGCTGCGGCGGATTCTGCCGGTCAGCATCACCGTTGACGTGGTCTTCGAGGGCGGCGATCGGATGGCGCTCGTCGATCCCAGCGCCGTGGAGCAGATCCTCCTCAATCTCGCGACCAACGCCCGCGATGCGATGCCCGGTGGCGGCGACCTCCGGTTCATCGTGGCGAGATCGGACGGGCGGCGGCGCGCCGGAGGAAGGGCATCCGATCTCGGTCGCTTCGTCAGCGTTTCCGCACAGGACACCGGCACCGGCATGACGCCGGAAACGCGCCTGCACGTCTTCGATCCATTCTTTACGACCAAGCCCCCCGGTGTCGGGACCGGGCTTGGCATGGCGATGGTGCAGGACCTGATGACGCAGCACGGCGGCTTTGTCGATGTCGAAAGCGAACTGGGCCACGGAACCACGGTGCGTCTCGTCTTTCCCGGCGCCGCCGGTGCCGCGAACGTAGCGTCCGTTGCTGCCACGGACAGCAAGCCGGACTACCGCGGCCACGAGACGGTACTCATCGTCGATGACGAGGAGATGCTGCGGCGGGTGGCGAAACGGATCCTGGAATCGCGGGGGTATACCGTCATTGTTGCCGAGGACGGAGAAGCTGCCCTGCGACTGCTGCACGAACGATCGTCGGCGATCGATCTCGTCTTCACCGACCTGGTGATGCCGCGGATGGGCGGCGGTGAATTGTATCGCCGGGCGTCCAGCGAGATCGGTGCGATCCGATTCCTGGTGGCGAGCGGCTACGCTCGCTCGGAGGCTGGATCCAGTGCCGGAATGCCTTCGGGGATCCCGTTCATCTCCAAGCCGTGGACGATGGACGAACTGCTGGAGGGTATCCGATCGGCGCTCGACGGGCCGATCAGCTCGTCGGGCTGA
- a CDS encoding Ig-like domain-containing protein, whose amino-acid sequence MHSDPVLAAALNVTMTAASGDQLAYVALTPETIDAGSTATITDRASGVERSVSVVNGGFDPVAMPATTGDTLVVRVATTAGEAIVAAVVARPHPPHVVRVDPPKDQVDVPVNTHLTIVFSKPVNAVTLTSATVQLREGATAVPGAIAVDPATPWLVTFTPDQPLVAGATYTLAVTGAIADPTGLTLDTPTTISFTIADAVPVGSIVVTPDSIEFTGKTQLVATVRDAAGNLLTGRSITWLSSDTNVASVDSTGLVTAVPQVMGSVSITATVGGHTASAALKIDCADLALECVTGVFASGVRTISGTISQMMPDGRTQPAANATYFLWFFVRNIPRGTSSSYVRGPRQTDANGHFTADSVQDGRAVATSVVGFDQPCAVVANTIGRNAVMNITVVDPAHPLPQFATGQPVVSGTVSRTLVDGTIVPVIGAAIMATSGTDFNGDNTTVALTHSDSSGRFALCSLPFTDPYYGPTIQLWTAKSASGPFTPAVQVTGPGAVDIIVP is encoded by the coding sequence ATGCATTCCGACCCGGTCCTGGCGGCGGCGCTGAACGTCACGATGACCGCCGCCTCAGGCGATCAGCTCGCCTACGTGGCGCTCACTCCCGAGACAATCGATGCCGGCTCGACTGCGACGATCACCGATCGGGCATCCGGCGTCGAGCGAAGCGTATCGGTGGTCAATGGCGGATTCGATCCGGTTGCGATGCCCGCGACCACGGGCGACACGCTCGTCGTCCGCGTGGCGACGACTGCGGGGGAAGCCATCGTCGCTGCAGTTGTCGCGCGCCCGCATCCGCCGCATGTGGTGCGCGTCGATCCACCGAAGGATCAGGTCGACGTTCCAGTGAACACCCATCTCACCATTGTCTTCAGCAAGCCGGTGAACGCCGTCACGCTCACATCCGCAACGGTGCAGCTGCGTGAGGGTGCCACGGCGGTTCCCGGAGCGATCGCGGTTGATCCAGCCACACCATGGCTGGTGACGTTCACGCCGGACCAGCCGCTCGTCGCGGGAGCGACGTACACACTCGCCGTGACCGGCGCGATCGCCGATCCCACCGGCCTGACGCTCGATACGCCGACGACGATTTCGTTCACGATCGCCGACGCGGTTCCGGTCGGCTCAATTGTCGTCACTCCCGATTCGATCGAATTCACGGGAAAGACGCAGCTCGTAGCCACGGTAAGGGACGCCGCCGGGAATCTGCTCACCGGTCGGTCGATCACCTGGTTATCGAGCGACACCAACGTCGCGTCGGTCGACTCGACCGGATTGGTCACCGCGGTGCCGCAGGTCATGGGAAGTGTCTCGATCACCGCAACGGTGGGTGGGCACACTGCCAGCGCCGCGCTGAAGATCGATTGCGCCGATCTCGCCCTCGAATGCGTGACGGGTGTGTTTGCCAGTGGCGTGCGCACGATCAGCGGTACCATCAGTCAGATGATGCCGGATGGCAGGACGCAGCCAGCGGCTAACGCGACCTACTTCTTGTGGTTCTTTGTCCGGAATATCCCGCGCGGCACTTCTTCATCCTACGTTCGCGGACCGCGGCAGACGGACGCGAATGGCCACTTCACCGCGGACAGCGTTCAGGACGGCCGGGCTGTCGCCACGAGTGTAGTGGGATTCGATCAGCCGTGCGCGGTCGTCGCGAACACCATCGGGCGGAACGCCGTGATGAACATCACGGTCGTCGATCCGGCACATCCGCTACCACAATTCGCCACCGGACAACCCGTCGTCTCGGGGACCGTCAGCCGGACGCTTGTGGACGGCACCATCGTGCCGGTGATCGGTGCCGCGATCATGGCCACCAGTGGCACCGATTTCAACGGCGACAACACCACCGTCGCCCTGACGCATTCCGATTCCAGCGGCCGCTTCGCGTTGTGCAGCCTGCCGTTCACGGATCCTTACTACGGACCGACGATCCAGCTCTGGACCGCAAAGTCGGCGTCCGGACCGTTCACTCCAGCGGTACAGGTGACGGGACCCGGCGCCGTGGACATCATCGTCCCGTGA